Proteins encoded in a region of the Pseudomonas viciae genome:
- a CDS encoding helix-turn-helix domain-containing protein, producing the protein MSIRLKLLRKKLGVTLDVLAEKTGMTKSYLSKVERGLSTPSIATALKLAKALHVKVEELFSEENVALDSYSLVRSEDRQSLAASSGSSEYAVLAHQVSERSLLPFILYPASEFTAHHAFKEHTGEEFLFVHEGQVEVDFMNERVLLNRGDALHFNAQKPHRLRSVGEVQAQLLVVVHSDEAAEKGEGA; encoded by the coding sequence ATGTCCATTCGTTTGAAATTGCTCAGGAAAAAACTCGGGGTGACACTGGATGTCCTGGCCGAGAAAACCGGGATGACCAAGAGCTACCTGTCCAAGGTGGAGCGGGGCTTGAGCACGCCCTCCATTGCCACGGCGCTCAAGCTCGCCAAGGCGTTGCACGTGAAAGTCGAGGAATTGTTTTCCGAAGAAAACGTCGCCCTCGACAGCTACAGCCTGGTGCGCAGCGAAGACCGTCAATCGCTGGCGGCGAGCAGCGGCAGCTCCGAATACGCGGTCCTCGCCCACCAGGTGTCCGAGCGCAGCCTGCTGCCCTTCATCCTCTATCCGGCGAGCGAATTCACCGCCCACCACGCGTTCAAGGAACACACCGGGGAGGAATTCCTGTTCGTGCACGAGGGCCAGGTGGAAGTGGACTTCATGAACGAGCGCGTGCTGCTGAACCGTGGTGATGCCTTGCACTTCAATGCGCAGAAGCCCCATCGCTTGCGGTCGGTGGGCGAGGTTCAGGCGCAGTTGTTGGTGGTGGTGCACAGTGATGAAGCGGCGGAGAAGGGCGAGGGCGCCTAG
- a CDS encoding DUF3592 domain-containing protein: MYYPREAEKDHLYTRIILLTVACCVLLFLASLAKHSGIIYGAIQWSAVEVKGTVTQLESIPMNENGMIIHYRYTDGDQRVHEDEYPDQRYIEHTQYEVGGEVPLLYSRWFPEVSSIATELHTYRSGFFIMAGGVLLTLVFLWISFMTFGRIYRMKEEDRFY, from the coding sequence ATGTACTACCCACGCGAAGCCGAAAAAGATCACCTGTATACCCGAATCATCCTGCTTACCGTCGCGTGCTGTGTGCTCCTGTTCCTCGCGTCCCTGGCAAAACATTCAGGGATCATCTACGGAGCGATTCAATGGAGTGCCGTCGAGGTGAAAGGCACCGTGACGCAACTTGAAAGCATTCCAATGAACGAAAACGGCATGATCATTCACTACCGATACACCGACGGTGATCAGCGAGTCCACGAAGACGAATACCCAGACCAACGCTATATCGAACACACCCAGTACGAGGTAGGTGGCGAAGTTCCGCTGCTGTACTCACGTTGGTTTCCCGAAGTCAGCAGCATCGCCACCGAACTGCATACGTATCGCTCCGGCTTCTTCATCATGGCTGGCGGGGTGTTGCTGACGTTGGTGTTCCTGTGGATCTCCTTCATGACGTTCGGTCGCATTTACCGCATGAAGGAAGAAGACCGTTTCTACTAA